In Streptacidiphilus sp. P02-A3a, the DNA window TGATCAACCTGCCGAAGACCATGACCAAGCCGGAGACCAGCTTCGAGTGGAAGATCCCGAAGTGGAGCAACGCCCTGGAGCGCAACCGCGCCCGGACCTACTTCCAGGCGTACGCGGCGGCGATGGCACTGCACTTCGCCGAGAAGGGGCTGGCCGAGGTCCGCGCCGGACGCACCCAGACCTGGGAGAAGTTCGAGGTCCCGGAGGAGGGCCTGGGCGTCGGCTTCACCGAGGCGGTACGCGGTGTGCTGTCGCACCACATGGTGATCCGCGACGGCAAGATCGCCAACTACCACCCCTACCCGCCGACCCCGTGGAACGCCAGCACCCGGGACACCTTCGGGACGCCCGGCCCCTACGAGGACGCGGTGCAGAACACGCCGATCTTCGAGGAGAACACCCCGGAGAACTTCAAGGGCATCGACATCATGCGCGCCGTGCGCAGCTTCGACCCCTGCCTGCCGTGCGGGGTCCACATGTACCTGGGCGACGGCAAGAGCGTGCAGCAGATGCACGTGCCCACCGGCCTGAGCGGGATGGGCGGATGAGCGCGACCCGGACCCCGGCGACCCAGGCCCCGGCGACCCAGACCCCGGCGGCCGGTGCCCCGGCGCCCGGTACCCCGGCGTCGGCCGTCCGGGCTGCCGACGCCGAGCGGGCCGGACACCGGGTCGAGGAGATCCTGGACCGCCTCGCCGCCTCCGGCGACCGCGAGGCCTGCGCCGCGGCCGAGGAGCTGGTCCGCACGCTGATGGACTTCTACGGCGCCGGGCTGGCCAGGATGCTGGACCTGCTGCGCACCGATGCCGACCAGCCCTCGGGACCGGCCGCGCTGGACCGGCTGCTGCGCGACGAGCTGGTCTCCGGCCTGCTGGTACTGCACGACCTGCACCCGGAGGACCTGCTCACCAGGATCGGCCGCGCCCTGGACGGCCTGCCCGGCCGTCCGGTCGAGCTGGTGGCCTTCGACGAGGCCACCAGCACGCTGCGGGTGCGCTCGGTCAACGCGGGCGGCTGCGGCTGCCCCAGCACCAGTGCCGCCGCCCGGCAGTCGGTCGAGGACGCGCTGTCCTGCTTCGCCGCCGAGGTCGCCGCGGTGGAGCTGGAGACCGCCGGGGCCGAGCAGCAGCCGGTGCTGTTGCAGATCTCCGCCCGGCCCCCGGTGGCGGCCTCGTGAGTACCCGCCGGGCCCAGCCCACCGACCGGCCCGCGGGGATCGGCCTGCGCCGGTTCCGGGTCGCCGCGCCGCCCGCGCCGGAACGCTGCGAGCTGTGCGGCGTCCAGGTGGCCGAGGGCGCGCACCGGCACCTGGTGGACGCCGAGAAGCGCTCGCTGTCCTGCGCCTGCACCCCCTGCGCGCTGCTGTTCGAGCAGCGGGGCGCGGCCGGGGGCCGGTTCCGCACCGTTCCCGACCGCTGGCTCAGCGATCCCGACCACACCCTGGACGACAGCGCCTGGGACCTGCTGCAGATCCCGGTCAGCGTTGCCTTCTTCTTCCGCAACGCCGCCCTGGACCGGCTGGTCGCCCTCTACCCCAGCCCGGCGGGAGCCACCGAGAGCGAACTCGACCCCTCCACCTGGCAGGAGGTGCTCGGCCGCAGCCGGATCGCGGAACTGCTCGAACCCGACCTGGAGGCGCTGCTGGTGCACCGCGTCGACGGCCGGTACGAGTGCTTCCTGGTGCCGATCGACAGCTGCTACGAGCTGGTCGGCCGGATGCGGCTGCACTGGCAGGGGTTCGACGGCGGCGCCGAGGCCCGGGCCGACCTGGAGCAGTTCTTCGCCCGGGTCTCCGCTCGGGCCCGGGTGCCGCGGGAGGTCGGTCAGCCGTGACCGAGTTCTCCTTCGCCTGTACCGGTGTGCGGCCCGACCGCTACGCCGCCGGGCCGACGCTGGTGTTCACCCTGCGGATCACGGCCGACCCCGGCACCCGGGTGCATGCCATCGCGCTGCGCTGCCAGCTGCGGATCGAGCCGGGCAAGCGCGGCTACCGGCAGGACGAGGCCGAGGGCCTGGCCGACCTCTTCGGCGAGCGCCGCCGCTGGGGCGCGAGCATGCTGCCGGTCCAGTTCGCCCAGGTCTCGCTGGTGGTGCCGGGCTTCACCGGGGAGACCGAGGTGGAGCTGCCGGTACCGTGCAGCTACGACCTCGACGTGGCGCCGACCCGCTACTTCCACGCCCTGGAGCAGGGCGAGGCGCCACTGCTGCTGCTCTTCTCCGGTACCGCGTTCACCGGCCCGGGCGGCTTCCAGGTGGAGCCGGTGCCCTGGGACCGGGAGGCGTCCTTCCGGCTGCCGCTCACGGTCTGGCGGGAGATGATCGAGCAGCACTTCCCCGGCTGCGGCTGGCTGCGGCTGCCCCGCGACACCATGGACGCCCTGCTCGCCTTCCGCTCCCGGCAGGCGCTGCCCTCCTGGGAGGCCACCGTGCGGGCGCTGCTGGACACCGCCGAACCCGCGCTGCCGGTCGGCGCGCCCAGCCAGGCCATCCCGGAGAGGACGGCTCCGTGACCACGACCACCGCGCTCACGCCGGAGATCGAGACCAGCTTCGCCGCCGCCCGGCAGGTCGCCGACGCGGTGCTGTTCGAGGGCTACGTGCTCTACCCCTACCGGGCCTCGGCCGCCAAGAACCGGCTGCGCTGGCAGTTCGGCGTACTGGTGCCGCCCGGCTGGGGCGCGGACAGCGGCGAGCACGCCCTCCAACGCACCGAGTGCCTGATGGAGCCCCGGGCCGGGGCGACCCTGTTCGTGGAGCTGCGGTTCCTGCACGCCCAGCGGCGCACCGTGCAGCGGTCGCTGCCGGACGGCGGCTTCGAGACCGTGGCCGAGTTGGAGCTCGCCGACCGGGTGCTCTCGGCCTGGGACGAGGGCATCGAGGAGCAGGTGCAACTCTCCTTCCCGGTATCCGCGTTGAGCGGCAAGGGGGAGGAGTTGCGGTTCACCCGGCCGGCCGCGGAGGAGACCGAGCCGGTCCACGACGAGGCCGGCCGACAGGTCGGTCGGCTGCTGCGCCGCCGCGAGGAGGTGCACGGCCTGGTGCGGTTGACCACGGCCGAGGTTCCCGGCCCCTACGCGGTACAGCGGCTGACCGCGGTGGTCGAGAACACCAGCGAGTGGACCCCGCCGCAGGCCGACGCCGACCGCGAGGCCGCGCTGCCCCGCGCCCTGGTCTCGGCCCACCTGATGCTGGGTCTGGACACCGGCTCCTTCCTGTCCCTGGCCGACCCGCCGGAGTGGGCCAGGGCCGAGTCCGCCCGCTGCGAGAACCTGCACACCTGGCCGGTGCTGGCCGGTCAGGGCGGCCGGTCGGACGTGGTGCTGTCCTCGCCGATCATCCTGGAGGACCATCCCGCCATCGCCCCGGAGAGCATCGGCCCGCTGTACGACGCCACCGAGATCGACGAGATCCTGGCCCTGCGCACGGCGGCCCTCACCGACCAGGAGAAGCGCGAGGCCCGGGGCACCGACGCGCGCGCGGCAGCGGTGATCGACCTCGCCGACTCGATGCCACCCGAGGTGCTGGACCGGCTGCACGGCGCGGTCCGGGCGCTGCGGGAGATCACCGGTCCGGACCGCCACCGGCAACCGCCCGACCCGCCCGACCCGTTCGACCAGATCGTGCCCTTCGACCCCTACGCCGACGCCGAGCCGCAGCGGCCCTGGTGGGACCCGGAGAGTGACCGCAGCGTCGACCCGGCCCGGGACCGGGTGCTGATCGACGGTGTCCCGGTGGGCGCGGGCAGCCGGGTGGTGCTGCGCCCCGGCCGACGCCGCACCGACGCCCAGGACCTGTTCCTGCACGGCCTCGGTGCCCAGGTCGAGGCGGTGCTGCACGACGTCGACGGCGGGGTGCACCTGGCGGTCACCGTCGAGGGCGACCCGGGCGCCGACATCAGACGCGAACAGGGCCGGTTCCTCTACTTCCAGCCCGACGAGGTCGTTCCCGACGGCATCGTTCCCGACGGCATCGTTCCGGTGGAGGAGCCATGAGCCCGCGCACCCTGGTCGCCGGGATCGGCAACATCTTCCTGGGCGACGACGGCTTCGGGGTGGAGACGGTGCGGCGGCTGGCGGCCGAGCCGCTGCCGGAGCATGTCGAGACCGCCGACATCGGCGTGCGCGGCGTCCACCTCGCCTACCAACTGCTCGACGGATACGACCTGGTGGTGCTGGTCGACGCCACCGCGCGCGGCGGCGCACCCGGGACGCTGTACCTGATCGAGGTCGGCGAGCAGGCCGCCGTCGAACCTGAGGCCGCCCTGCTGGACGGGCACCGGATGTCCCCGGACACCGTGCTGGCGCTGCTGGACACGCTCTGCGCCGGAACCGGAGGCACCGCGCCCGGCCGCACGGTGGTGGTCGGCTGCGAGCCGGCCACCGTCGAGGAGGGCATCGGCCTCAGCGAACCGGTCGCCGGGGCGGTCCCCGAGGCCGTCCGGCTGATCCTGAGCCTGACCGGCGACCAGGCCGGCCACGCACTGACCGCCACGCACTGACCGCCATGTCCTGTAGTGGAGAGGAAACCGGCACCATGAAGAAGATCATCGCGCTGGGCGCGGCCGTCGCCGTGGCCTGCGCCGTCGGCAAGCAGGTCCTGCCCGACATCCAGCGCTACCTGCGGATGCGCCGGATGTGAGGTCGGCTCCACCGAACGGGTTGTCCCGGGCGCGGCGCGGGGGCGCGGTACCGCCGTGCCGCCCGGGCCGCGCCCTGTAATGGAGCCGAGCGGATCGGCGGCGGCAGGAGGAGGACGATGCACGAGATGTCCATCGCTGCGGCCGTGGTCGGTCAGGTGGAGGCGGCCGCCGAGGCGGCCGGGGCGTTCGCGGTCAGCTCGGTCCGGCTGCAAGTCGGCGAACTGGCCGGAGTGGTACCGGACGCGCTCCGGTTCTGCTTCGAACTGGCCTGCACCGGAACGGTGCTGGAGGGCGCGGCGCTGGCCACCGAGCTGGTCCCGGCCCGGGCCCGATGCGCGCCGTGCGCCGCCGACTGGGCCGTCGGCATGCCGCCCGACCTCTGCTGCCCGACCTGCGGAACGGCCACCGCCGAACTGCTCTCCGGGCGCGAACTGCAGATCCTCAGCGTGCGCTGGGAGGACGGCCCGACGCGCGCAGCCGACCGAGAACCGATCCACGAGGAGCGCTGAACCATGTGCCGAGTGGTCGACCTGCGACAGGCGGTCCTCGCCAAGAACGACCGCTGCGCCCACGATCTGCGGGCCGACCTGGCCGGGCGGGGCACCGTCGTGATCAACCTGCTCTCCAGCCCGGGCAGCGGCAAGACCGCGCTGCTGGAGCAGGAGCTGCTGCTGGCCGTCGCACGCGGAGTGCCGGTCGCGGCGCTGACCGCCGACCTGGCCACCGAGAACGACGCGCTGCGGCTGGCTCGCTCCGGCGCACCGGTCAAGCAGGTGCTCACCGACGGGCTGTGCCATCTGGAGGCCGGGATGCTGAGCGGCCACCTGGAGGGCTGGCTCCCGCCGCAGACCCGGCTGCTGTTCGTGGAGAACGTCGGAAACCTGGTCTGCCCCGCCTCCTACGACCTCGGCGAGTCGCTGCGGGTCGCCCTGGCCTCGGTCACCGAGGGCGAGGACAAGCCGCTCAAGTACCCCACCGCGTTCGGCCTGGCCAACCTGGTGCTGGTGACCAAGACCGACATCGCCGAGGCGGTCGGCTTCGACGAGGCGCTGTTCCGCCGCAACGTCCAGCAGGTCAACCCCGGCGCGCCGGTGCTGCTGACCTCGGCTCGGACCGGTGCCGGAGCCGGGGCGCTGCTCGACGCCGCGCTGGCGGTCGCGGACGGCACCGCGGCGCACGCCCCGGTCATGGCCCGGCAGCACCCGCACCCGCACGAGCATCCGCACGACCACGAGCAGGGACACGGCCACGACCACAACCACGACCACAACCAGGGCCACGACCACGACCACGAGCACCGCCACGCCTCGGCCGTGCCGCGGCCCCACGCGTGAACAGCCCGCCCGCCGCGGTCGCGGTACGACGACGGCGACTGCTGGTGCACGGCGTGGTCCAGGGGGTGGGGTTCCGGCCCTTCGTCTACACCCTCGCCACCGGGCTCGGGCTGGCCGGGCACGTGACCAACACCAGCCAGGGCGTGCTGGTGGAGGTGGAGGGCGCGGAGAGCGCCGTGGCGCTGTTCTGCGCGCGGATCGTCGACCGGACCCCGCCACTGGCGGTGGTGGAGTCGGTGGACCACCACGAGCTGTCCCCGGCCGGTGGGTCCGGCTTCGCGATCCTGGCCTCCAGCGGCGACGGATCGGCCGCCACCCTGGTCCCGCCGGACGTGGCGACCTGCGCCGACTGCCTGGCCGAACTGTCCGACCCGGCCGACCGCCGGTACCGGCACCCCTTCGTCAGCTGCGTCAACTGCGGCCCGCGCTTCAGCATCGTCACCGGCCTGCCCTACGACCGGGCGCACACCACCATGGCGCACCTCCCGATGTGCCCGGACTGCGCCCGCGAGTACGCCGATCCGGCGGACCGGCGGTTCCACGCCCAGCCGGTCGCCTGCCACGCCTGCGGCCCACGGCTGCGACTGCTGGGCGGCGCGACAGCCCCGGGCGCCGACCCGATCGCCGCCGCCCGCGGGCTGCTGGCCGACGGCGCGATCCTGGCCGTCAAGGGCCTCGGCGGCTACCACCTGGCCTGCGACGCCACCGACCCGGCGGCGGTGGCCCGGCTGCGGCAGCGAAAGCACCGGGGGGACAAGCCCTTCGCGCTCATGGCCCGGAGTCCGGCCGACATCGAGCCGCTGGCCGGGATCGACCAGGCGGAACGGGCGCTGCTCACCGGTCCGGTCCGGCCGATCGTGCTGCTGCGCCGACGGCCGCGGACCCACGCCGAGCTGCGGGGGGTCGCCCCCGGCAGCCCCGATCTCGGCTTCGTGCTGCCCTACACCCCGCTGCACCACCTGCTGCTGGGCCTGCCGGGCGACCCGCCGGGCCCCCGGCTGCTCGTGATGACCAGCGGC includes these proteins:
- the hypB gene encoding hydrogenase nickel incorporation protein HypB, whose translation is MCRVVDLRQAVLAKNDRCAHDLRADLAGRGTVVINLLSSPGSGKTALLEQELLLAVARGVPVAALTADLATENDALRLARSGAPVKQVLTDGLCHLEAGMLSGHLEGWLPPQTRLLFVENVGNLVCPASYDLGESLRVALASVTEGEDKPLKYPTAFGLANLVLVTKTDIAEAVGFDEALFRRNVQQVNPGAPVLLTSARTGAGAGALLDAALAVADGTAAHAPVMARQHPHPHEHPHDHEQGHGHDHNHDHNQGHDHDHEHRHASAVPRPHA
- the hypA gene encoding hydrogenase maturation nickel metallochaperone HypA yields the protein MHEMSIAAAVVGQVEAAAEAAGAFAVSSVRLQVGELAGVVPDALRFCFELACTGTVLEGAALATELVPARARCAPCAADWAVGMPPDLCCPTCGTATAELLSGRELQILSVRWEDGPTRAADREPIHEER
- a CDS encoding hydrogenase maturation protease — protein: MSPRTLVAGIGNIFLGDDGFGVETVRRLAAEPLPEHVETADIGVRGVHLAYQLLDGYDLVVLVDATARGGAPGTLYLIEVGEQAAVEPEAALLDGHRMSPDTVLALLDTLCAGTGGTAPGRTVVVGCEPATVEEGIGLSEPVAGAVPEAVRLILSLTGDQAGHALTATH
- a CDS encoding DUF6084 family protein, with the translated sequence MTEFSFACTGVRPDRYAAGPTLVFTLRITADPGTRVHAIALRCQLRIEPGKRGYRQDEAEGLADLFGERRRWGASMLPVQFAQVSLVVPGFTGETEVELPVPCSYDLDVAPTRYFHALEQGEAPLLLLFSGTAFTGPGGFQVEPVPWDREASFRLPLTVWREMIEQHFPGCGWLRLPRDTMDALLAFRSRQALPSWEATVRALLDTAEPALPVGAPSQAIPERTAP
- a CDS encoding DUF5947 family protein; the protein is MSTRRAQPTDRPAGIGLRRFRVAAPPAPERCELCGVQVAEGAHRHLVDAEKRSLSCACTPCALLFEQRGAAGGRFRTVPDRWLSDPDHTLDDSAWDLLQIPVSVAFFFRNAALDRLVALYPSPAGATESELDPSTWQEVLGRSRIAELLEPDLEALLVHRVDGRYECFLVPIDSCYELVGRMRLHWQGFDGGAEARADLEQFFARVSARARVPREVGQP